TAAGTACAAAGGAAAATGCGACATACGAATGAATTGGTATATAGAATCTGTGCCTTTTTGTGAATATGCTATTACCCTCCCGGAGAAACATGATGATGAGCGATGTGCATTTTCTGCAATTGATTTGTTACAAGTAGAAGAAAAAGTAAAAATAAGTATATACAAGAATTGGAGAGTAGAATTATTTATTAATGATAAATTTATGAGTTTCTCCAATTTTAGAGTAAAAAGATTGTTTTATGGATTTAAATTTGAATCGTTTGGTAGTAGTAGAATAAATATAAGTGTGTGAGTGTTAGGAAAGGAGAGGGTCAATAGTGAGTTCGTTATTGATGACAATAGGAGGTTTTTTATTTATATCTGTTTTTTATCTCTTTTTTGTTGTTAGTGATTATAGGACGATGCGAAAAAAATACGGGGGTCGTATACCTAGAAAAGCAATCCTCTCATTTGTTATCACTGAGACTTTCATACTAAGTATTTGTACTCTAATAGGTATTCTAATAAGTAGAATTCTGTGATTACTATACCATAAGGAGGTATTCGGTTTGAAAAAAGATATAAAAATCGTTGTCTCGGGTATTTTAGGAATCCTCGGCCTCGTCGCATGGATCTACCCGATTATCGGAATCCTTGTTGCCCTTTTGGGAATCCTTATATCGAAAAACATATTGAAACATGAAAACAACAACATCGCGAAAATGGGCTTTTGGCTGTCCGTCGTCTGCCTCATTCTGACGCTGATCAATTCAGCCGTCGGTGCGTACATGGGGTATAAGGGAATGATCTCCTGAGCGTAGCGCAAGAAAAACACCCCCGCGGAGTATGCGGGGGTGTTGCCGTTCGGTAGAGTTGCGGCGACGGTTGCTTACGCCGTCGTGAATTGCTCTTCTTCCGTCGAGCCGGTGAGGGCGGTCGTCGAGGCGGTGCCGCCGGAGATGACCAAGGCCACCTCGTCGAAGTAGCCGGTGCCCACCTCGCGCTGGTGGCGCGTGGCCGTGTACCCGTAGGCCTCGGCGGCGAACTCGGCCTGCTGCAGCTCGGCGTAGGCAGACATGCCGCGGTCGCGGTACTGCCGCGCCAGCTCGAACATGCTGTAGTTGAGAGTGTGGAAGCCGGCCAGGGTGATGAACTGGAACTTGTAGCCCATCTCGCCCAGCTCGTGCTGGAAGCGGGCGATCGTCTCGTCGTCCAGCTTCTTCTTCCAGTTGAAGGACGGCGAGCAGTTGTAGGCGAGGAGCTTGCCGGGGAACTTCTCGTGGATGGCCTCGGCGAACCGGCGCGCCTCCTCCAGGTTCGGTTCCGACGTCTCCACCCACAGGAGGTCGGCGTACGGCGCGAAAGCGAGGCCGCGGGCGATGGCCGCGTCGAGGCCGCCGCGGAAGCGGTAGAACCCTTCCGGCGTGCGCTCACCGGGTTCGATGAATTCGCGGTCGCGCGGGTCGATGTCGCTGGTGATCAGCTTGGCGCCGTTGGCGTCGGTGCGGGCGATCAGCACCGTCGGCACACCCATCACGTCGGCGGCCAGGCGCGC
This genomic stretch from Calditerricola satsumensis harbors:
- the aceA gene encoding isocitrate lyase; translation: MTRQEEAKKLQESWEKDPRWKGIERPYTAEDVLRLRGSIQIEYTLARLGAERLWHLLNTEHHVKALGAVTGNQAVQMVKAGLKAIYVSGWQVAADANLAGQTYPDQSLYPANSVPNLVRRINNALLRADQIHHAEGKNDIYWLAPLVADAEAGFGGPLNVFEMMKAMIEAGAAGVHFEDQLSSEKKCGHMGGKVLIPTSWAVRNLIAARLAADVMGVPTVLIARTDANGAKLITSDIDPRDREFIEPGERTPEGFYRFRGGLDAAIARGLAFAPYADLLWVETSEPNLEEARRFAEAIHEKFPGKLLAYNCSPSFNWKKKLDDETIARFQHELGEMGYKFQFITLAGFHTLNYSMFELARQYRDRGMSAYAELQQAEFAAEAYGYTATRHQREVGTGYFDEVALVISGGTASTTALTGSTEEEQFTTA